A section of the Saccharopolyspora gregorii genome encodes:
- the pip gene encoding prolyl aminopeptidase, protein MYPEIEPHRSGRLDVGDGHRMHWEVCGAPDGKPVVVLHGGPGGGCGPGWRRYFDPDAYRIVLFDQRGCGRSTPSAGEPDADLTTNTTHHLVADVELLRRHLGVERWMVFGGSWGSTLGLAYAELHPERVTELVLFSVGTTTHREVEWITQDMRRVFPEQWERFRAGVPAADRDGRLVDAYSRLLHDPDPTVRARAALDWCRWEEAHVEVGHARPDPRYADPEFRLAFARLVTHYWRHGAWFADGELLRNAVRLNGIPGALVHGRSDVSTPPDTAWHLAQVWADAELRLVDDAGHGGRGAVADVLVEVTDRFAGR, encoded by the coding sequence GTGTACCCGGAGATCGAACCCCACCGCAGCGGGCGGCTCGACGTCGGCGACGGCCACCGGATGCACTGGGAGGTGTGCGGCGCACCGGACGGAAAACCGGTGGTGGTGCTGCACGGCGGGCCAGGTGGTGGCTGCGGGCCGGGCTGGCGGCGCTACTTCGACCCGGACGCGTACCGGATCGTGCTGTTCGACCAGCGCGGCTGCGGGCGCAGCACGCCGAGCGCGGGCGAACCGGACGCCGACCTGACCACGAACACCACGCACCACCTGGTGGCGGACGTCGAACTGCTGCGCCGCCACCTCGGTGTCGAGCGGTGGATGGTCTTCGGCGGGTCGTGGGGTTCCACGCTGGGGCTGGCGTACGCGGAACTGCACCCGGAGCGGGTCACCGAACTCGTGCTGTTCAGCGTCGGCACCACCACGCACCGCGAAGTCGAGTGGATCACGCAGGACATGCGGCGCGTGTTCCCCGAGCAGTGGGAGCGGTTCCGCGCCGGCGTCCCCGCGGCCGACCGGGACGGCAGGCTCGTCGACGCCTACAGCCGGTTGCTGCACGACCCGGACCCCACCGTGCGGGCGAGGGCCGCGCTGGACTGGTGCCGCTGGGAGGAAGCGCACGTGGAGGTGGGCCACGCCCGCCCCGATCCTCGCTACGCCGACCCGGAGTTCCGGCTCGCGTTCGCGCGGCTGGTCACGCACTACTGGCGGCACGGCGCGTGGTTCGCGGACGGCGAACTGCTGCGGAACGCGGTGCGGCTCAACGGGATCCCGGGGGCGCTGGTGCACGGCCGGAGCGACGTGAGCACGCCGCCGGACACCGCGTGGCACCTGGCGCAGGTGTGGGCCGACGCGGAACTGCGCCTGGTCGACGACGCGGGGCACGGCGGGCGCGGTGCCGTGGCGGACGTGCTGGTCGAGGTGACGGACCGCTTCGCCGGGCGCTGA
- a CDS encoding putative bifunctional diguanylate cyclase/phosphodiesterase: MIESHHTLDPEATLDTPRPPVRAEVDPARRRVFTAFSAVTLLVGLLVSGLTSSALEFRYDASLLYIGPLLAIGFLVAEQLTIDVDVKRVGWTISFTEIPLILGLLTAPFEVVLAANLLAGLGAQVGRRAATHVVYNAGVLCLEIAVPFAVATAVQRSLPETAPDWFGPVVGTLTSPLISCAFALAALHVLGGAMRVSAAGRLSVRTLAVGLLNTSVGLIGYEVAKSTRWGWLLVALVAVAVVGLYRAYSGLLREQRDLEALSDVSLSVARSGQAAVRNPSEPEDDTTSVTEWEPVAERIREQLNATRVVLRLRLDPRGEVSTLVAGEPLPEAARIAGPHALRDDPLLQLPGSHVRSFRTLEAPDEVRRALRMRGAYESLVVPLRGANQLLGAVEAHDRVSRWRGFGRADVRLLHTLASHLATAMDNRRLLARLRHDAYHDLLTGLLNRAGFREMAAEELRAGRTAVVLRVDLDLLTTVSEALGYTWGDRIVVAAGQRMLGELGPEVPLARLEANSFSVLLIDHTEEQAHAVGTRLCEVIGESYPLDRLVVEAGGVAGFSSSAPADAEAENDIDTLLQHADVAVRAARNAKDVVRGYAPAMGQVFLRRFQLVTQFRQALDTGQVEVHYQPKVALPGRQVVGAEALVRWWHPEYGRLDPDEFVPVVEATGLVDALTSFVMERALIKVREWMDRDLRMSVAVNLSVRNLNDESFPDRVAEALRRHDVPPELLTFELTESSVMEEPERSMPVLRRLHALGVVLAVDDFGTGYSSLAYLRTLPVDEVKIDKSFVLGMGTDLSDMAVVRTIVELGHSLDLVVVAEGVEDDAARDQLVGMRCDIAQGYLISRPLPEDRLEAWLQARTVKARGAKSETVLTLVH, encoded by the coding sequence ATGATCGAGAGTCACCACACCCTCGATCCGGAGGCGACGCTGGACACCCCGCGTCCGCCGGTGCGGGCCGAGGTCGATCCGGCGCGTCGGCGGGTGTTCACCGCGTTCTCCGCGGTCACGCTCCTGGTCGGACTGCTCGTCTCCGGTCTGACGTCCTCCGCGCTGGAGTTCCGCTACGACGCCAGCCTGCTCTACATCGGGCCGCTGCTGGCCATCGGCTTCCTCGTCGCCGAGCAGCTCACCATCGACGTCGACGTCAAGCGCGTCGGCTGGACCATCTCCTTCACCGAGATCCCGCTGATCCTCGGCCTGCTGACCGCGCCGTTCGAAGTGGTGCTGGCGGCCAACCTGCTCGCGGGGCTCGGCGCCCAGGTCGGGCGGCGCGCCGCCACCCACGTCGTCTACAACGCGGGCGTGCTGTGCCTGGAGATCGCGGTCCCCTTCGCGGTCGCCACGGCCGTGCAGCGCTCCCTGCCGGAGACCGCCCCGGACTGGTTCGGCCCGGTCGTCGGCACCCTCACCTCCCCGCTGATCAGCTGCGCCTTCGCGCTCGCCGCGCTGCACGTGCTCGGCGGGGCGATGCGGGTCAGCGCCGCCGGGCGGTTGTCCGTGCGCACCCTCGCGGTCGGCCTGCTTAACACCTCGGTCGGACTGATCGGTTACGAGGTCGCCAAGAGCACCCGCTGGGGTTGGCTGCTGGTGGCGCTGGTCGCGGTCGCCGTCGTCGGGCTCTACCGCGCCTACTCCGGGCTGCTGCGCGAGCAGCGCGACCTGGAGGCGCTGAGCGACGTGAGCCTCAGCGTCGCCAGATCCGGCCAGGCCGCCGTGCGGAACCCCTCCGAACCGGAGGACGACACCACCTCCGTCACCGAGTGGGAACCGGTCGCGGAACGCATCCGCGAACAGCTCAACGCCACCCGCGTGGTGCTGCGGCTGCGGCTGGACCCGCGCGGCGAGGTGAGCACCCTCGTCGCGGGCGAACCGCTCCCCGAAGCCGCCCGGATCGCGGGGCCGCACGCGCTGCGCGACGACCCGCTGCTGCAGCTGCCGGGCAGCCACGTGCGGTCCTTCCGCACCCTCGAAGCGCCCGACGAGGTGCGCCGCGCGCTGCGGATGCGCGGCGCCTACGAATCGCTGGTGGTGCCGCTGCGCGGCGCGAACCAGCTGCTCGGCGCGGTGGAGGCGCACGACCGGGTCAGCCGGTGGCGCGGGTTCGGCCGCGCCGACGTGCGGTTGCTGCACACCCTCGCCAGCCACCTGGCGACCGCGATGGACAACCGGCGGCTGCTGGCGCGGTTGCGCCACGACGCCTACCACGACCTGCTCACCGGGCTGCTGAACCGCGCGGGCTTCCGCGAGATGGCGGCAGAGGAGCTGCGCGCCGGGCGGACCGCGGTGGTGCTGCGGGTGGACCTGGACCTGCTGACCACGGTCAGCGAAGCGCTCGGCTACACCTGGGGCGACCGGATCGTGGTCGCCGCCGGACAGCGGATGCTCGGCGAGCTCGGGCCGGAGGTGCCGCTGGCCCGGTTGGAGGCCAACTCGTTCTCGGTGCTGCTCATCGACCACACCGAGGAGCAGGCGCACGCGGTCGGTACCCGGCTCTGCGAGGTCATCGGGGAGTCGTACCCGCTGGACCGGCTCGTCGTGGAGGCGGGCGGCGTCGCGGGCTTCTCCTCCTCGGCTCCGGCCGATGCGGAGGCCGAGAACGACATCGACACGCTGCTGCAGCACGCCGACGTGGCGGTGCGCGCGGCGCGCAACGCCAAGGACGTGGTCCGCGGCTACGCCCCGGCCATGGGCCAGGTGTTCCTGCGCCGCTTCCAGCTGGTCACCCAGTTCCGGCAGGCGCTGGACACCGGCCAGGTCGAAGTGCACTACCAGCCGAAGGTCGCGCTGCCCGGCAGGCAGGTCGTCGGCGCCGAAGCGCTGGTGCGCTGGTGGCACCCGGAGTACGGCCGGCTCGACCCGGACGAGTTCGTGCCGGTGGTCGAGGCCACCGGGTTGGTCGACGCGCTGACGTCCTTCGTGATGGAACGCGCGCTGATCAAGGTGCGGGAGTGGATGGACCGGGACCTGCGGATGTCGGTCGCGGTGAACCTGTCCGTGCGCAACCTCAACGACGAGTCCTTCCCGGACCGGGTCGCGGAGGCGCTGCGCCGCCACGACGTGCCGCCGGAGCTGCTCACCTTCGAGCTCACCGAGTCCTCCGTGATGGAGGAACCGGAGCGCTCCATGCCGGTGCTGCGGCGGCTGCACGCGCTCGGCGTGGTGCTGGCCGTGGACGACTTCGGCACCGGCTACTCCTCGCTGGCGTACCTGCGGACGTTGCCCGTCGACGAGGTGAAGATCGACAAGAGCTTCGTGCTCGGCATGGGCACCGATCTCAGCGACATGGCCGTGGTGCGCACCATCGTGGAACTCGGGCACTCGCTGGACCTGGTCGTGGTCGCCGAGGGCGTGGAGGACGACGCCGCCCGGGACCAGCTCGTCGGGATGCGCTGCGACATCGCGCAGGGCTACTTGATCTCGCGGCCGCTGCCGGAGGACCGGCTGGAGGCGTGGCTGCAGGCCCGGACGGTGAAGGCCCGCGGCGCCAAGTCCGAGACGGTGCTCACACTGGTGCACTGA
- a CDS encoding MaoC family dehydratase translates to MTVRLSEVSKGDELPALSVAVTREDLVRYAGASGDFNRIHWNERFATEVGLPDVIAHGMFTMALAGRLVSEWTGDPAAIVDCSVRFTRPVVVPDDGVGARVELSGKVSAVNEDGTAKVLITARSDDQSVLGGANAVVRLPE, encoded by the coding sequence ATGACGGTGCGGCTGTCCGAGGTGTCCAAGGGCGACGAGCTGCCCGCGCTGAGCGTCGCGGTGACCCGCGAGGACCTGGTGCGGTACGCGGGCGCGTCCGGGGACTTCAACCGGATCCACTGGAACGAGCGGTTCGCCACCGAGGTGGGCCTGCCCGACGTGATCGCGCACGGGATGTTCACGATGGCGCTTGCCGGTCGGCTGGTGTCGGAGTGGACCGGCGACCCGGCGGCGATCGTGGACTGCTCGGTGCGGTTCACCCGCCCCGTGGTGGTCCCGGACGACGGGGTCGGGGCGCGGGTGGAGCTGAGCGGCAAGGTGTCCGCGGTGAACGAGGACGGCACCGCGAAGGTGCTCATCACGGCCCGCAGCGACGACCAGTCGGTCCTCGGCGGCGCCAACGCCGTCGTGCGGCTGCCGGAATAG
- a CDS encoding RNA polymerase sigma factor: MKRPQVQPDPAAALLEMYDEALPHVYGYLLGRSGDHALSEDLTADTFLAAVQAARNRSGSPPTVAWLVGIARHKLADHWRAIGRERRGLERLEQQEPRDDADPWDVRLDMLRAREVLARLGEHHRAALTLRYLDGLPVPEVAEHLDRTVHATEALLVRARAAFRREYEATSDAPGTGGGRRR, translated from the coding sequence GTGAAGCGACCGCAGGTGCAACCGGACCCGGCGGCGGCGTTGCTCGAGATGTACGACGAGGCGCTGCCGCACGTGTACGGCTACCTGCTCGGTCGTTCCGGGGATCACGCGTTGAGCGAGGACCTGACCGCGGACACGTTCCTCGCGGCGGTGCAGGCTGCCAGGAACCGGTCGGGGAGTCCGCCCACGGTGGCGTGGCTGGTCGGCATCGCCCGGCACAAGCTCGCCGACCACTGGCGCGCGATCGGCCGGGAACGACGCGGGCTGGAACGGCTGGAACAGCAGGAACCACGGGACGACGCGGACCCGTGGGACGTCCGGTTGGACATGTTGCGGGCACGGGAGGTGCTGGCGAGGTTGGGCGAGCACCATCGCGCGGCGTTGACGCTGCGCTACCTCGACGGGCTGCCCGTGCCCGAGGTCGCCGAACACCTCGACCGGACCGTGCACGCCACCGAGGCGCTGCTGGTCCGGGCCAGAGCGGCGTTCCGCCGCGAGTACGAAGCAACCAGCGACGCACCGGGCACCGGAGGAGGGCGACGGCGATGA
- a CDS encoding MaoC family dehydratase N-terminal domain-containing protein — MPLDQSFIGREYPPTEPYEVGREKIREFADAIKDSSPLHRDAAAAQAAGHPDVIAPPTFAVILSMRAHDAVVADSALGLDYSKVVHGNQRFTHHRPIRAGDVLRTSVVVDDIKARAGNDFLTVRAEIATADGEPVCTAISTLVARGTAEQGEQA, encoded by the coding sequence GTGCCGCTAGACCAGTCATTCATCGGACGTGAATACCCGCCCACGGAGCCCTACGAGGTCGGCCGCGAGAAGATCCGCGAGTTCGCCGACGCCATCAAGGACTCCTCGCCGCTGCACCGCGACGCCGCGGCCGCGCAGGCCGCCGGACATCCGGACGTGATCGCCCCGCCGACGTTCGCGGTGATCCTCTCGATGCGCGCGCACGACGCGGTGGTGGCCGACTCCGCGCTCGGGCTGGACTACAGCAAGGTCGTGCACGGCAACCAGCGCTTCACCCACCACCGCCCGATCCGGGCCGGGGACGTGCTGCGCACCTCGGTGGTCGTGGACGACATCAAGGCCCGCGCGGGCAACGACTTCCTCACGGTGCGCGCCGAGATCGCCACCGCGGACGGCGAACCGGTGTGCACGGCGATCTCGACGCTGGTGGCGCGCGGTACGGCGGAGCAGGGGGAACAGGCATGA
- a CDS encoding SAM-dependent methyltransferase: MHPERQSAPDLSGITGSPDTSGPNAARMYDYYLGGSANFAVDRATADEQIAVLPSVASTARANRAFLGRAVRMCLDAGVNQFLDLGSGVPTVGNVHEIAHQIDPEARIAYVDREPIAVAHSRRLLRGDERVSVTQADLTEPEKVLSAPGVANLLDFSKPVAVLAISVLHFVRDDQDPAGILATYRDACVPGSFLAISHTTAESLARSTVDEGLAIYQRTSTPVFPRPIAEAPGLLGGYEVLEPGATLVTNWRPDSEPDPASPVANTWAVVGILR, from the coding sequence GTGCACCCGGAACGGCAGTCCGCGCCCGACCTGTCCGGCATCACCGGTAGCCCGGACACGAGCGGTCCGAACGCGGCCCGGATGTACGACTACTACCTGGGCGGCTCGGCGAACTTCGCGGTGGACCGCGCCACGGCCGACGAGCAGATCGCGGTGCTGCCGAGCGTGGCCTCCACCGCGCGCGCGAACCGCGCCTTCCTCGGCCGCGCCGTGCGGATGTGCCTGGACGCCGGGGTGAACCAGTTCCTCGACCTGGGCTCCGGCGTGCCCACCGTCGGCAACGTGCACGAGATCGCCCACCAGATCGACCCGGAAGCCCGCATCGCCTACGTGGACCGGGAACCGATCGCGGTGGCGCACAGCCGCCGGTTGCTGCGCGGTGACGAACGGGTGTCCGTCACCCAGGCCGACCTGACCGAACCCGAGAAGGTGCTGTCCGCGCCCGGCGTGGCGAACCTGCTGGACTTCAGCAAGCCGGTCGCGGTCCTCGCGATCAGCGTGCTGCACTTCGTGCGCGACGACCAGGACCCGGCGGGAATCCTCGCCACCTACCGCGACGCCTGCGTCCCCGGCAGCTTCCTGGCCATCTCGCACACCACCGCCGAAAGCCTCGCTCGGTCCACTGTGGACGAAGGATTGGCGATCTACCAGCGCACCTCCACCCCGGTGTTCCCGCGCCCCATCGCGGAGGCCCCCGGGCTGCTGGGGGGATACGAGGTCCTGGAACCGGGCGCCACGCTCGTCACGAACTGGCGGCCGGACTCCGAACCCGACCCGGCCTCACCCGTCGCCAACACCTGGGCCGTCGTCGGCATCCTGCGGTGA
- a CDS encoding TIGR03668 family PPOX class F420-dependent oxidoreductase, with product MRIGHEQARHWFRESRVARLATADPAGLPHLVPVTFAVDGDLLVTAVDHKPKSTTSLRRLRNIERNPQVALLVDHYAEDWERLWWARADGLAELAEAEQHPHLVAALAAKYEQYRQRPPHLTLIVVRVSRWSGWRAAGDHSHG from the coding sequence ATGCGCATCGGCCACGAGCAGGCTCGCCACTGGTTCCGGGAGTCCCGGGTGGCCCGGCTGGCGACCGCCGACCCGGCGGGCCTGCCGCACCTCGTCCCGGTCACGTTCGCGGTCGACGGCGACCTGCTGGTCACCGCCGTCGACCACAAGCCGAAGTCGACGACCTCCCTGCGGCGCCTGCGCAACATCGAGCGGAATCCGCAGGTCGCCCTGCTGGTGGACCACTACGCCGAGGACTGGGAGCGGCTGTGGTGGGCACGGGCCGACGGGCTCGCCGAACTCGCCGAGGCGGAACAGCACCCGCACCTGGTGGCGGCGCTCGCGGCGAAGTACGAGCAGTACCGGCAGCGACCACCGCACCTGACGTTGATCGTCGTGCGGGTGTCGCGGTGGAGCGGCTGGCGTGCGGCTGGTGATCACTCTCACGGCTGA
- the rpmG gene encoding 50S ribosomal protein L33 has protein sequence MAATDVRPKITLACEECKNRNYITNKNRRNDPDRLAMKKFCPHCGTHRTHKETR, from the coding sequence GTGGCCGCCACCGACGTTCGCCCCAAGATCACCTTGGCCTGCGAGGAGTGCAAGAACCGCAACTACATCACCAACAAGAACCGGCGCAACGACCCGGACCGCTTGGCGATGAAGAAGTTCTGCCCCCACTGCGGTACGCACCGCACCCACAAGGAGACTCGCTGA
- a CDS encoding VOC family protein, which translates to MTDPFDALREPIVPAEPSPQFAGRLRDRLERALLDDRGVTMTDTESTRTGAAREQRADLSDRVAMTLTPYLAVSDAPRAIDWYGAVLGARLRAEPYAMADGRLGHVELDVGGSALFLADEFPEIDMLAPVHRGGASTTLHVEVPDVDAVVQRAREHGATAVGDVEEHPYGRSGRFDDPFGHRWMIMTPPGRAEVSSQPAAPRPPRHGDIDYITIATPDTALAKEFYGAVLGWRFGPGNVEDGWQIEDVQPMAGMHGSDTGEVTLCFRTDDLDATLAEVRAHGGNADEPADMPYGRLATCTDNQGRTFYLLGAAE; encoded by the coding sequence ATGACCGACCCGTTCGACGCTCTTCGCGAGCCGATCGTGCCCGCCGAGCCGTCTCCGCAGTTCGCCGGACGACTGCGGGACCGGCTGGAGCGCGCGCTGCTCGACGACCGAGGAGTGACCATGACCGACACCGAATCCACCCGCACCGGCGCCGCCCGCGAGCAGCGGGCGGACCTGTCCGACCGGGTGGCCATGACGTTGACGCCGTACCTCGCCGTGTCGGACGCGCCGCGGGCGATCGACTGGTACGGCGCGGTGCTGGGCGCCCGGCTGCGCGCCGAGCCGTACGCGATGGCCGACGGCAGGCTCGGGCACGTGGAGCTCGACGTCGGTGGCAGCGCGCTGTTCCTGGCCGACGAGTTTCCCGAGATCGACATGCTCGCGCCGGTGCACCGCGGCGGCGCCAGCACGACCCTGCACGTCGAGGTTCCCGACGTGGACGCCGTCGTGCAGCGCGCGCGGGAGCACGGCGCGACCGCGGTGGGCGACGTCGAGGAGCACCCCTACGGCCGCTCCGGCCGGTTCGACGACCCGTTCGGCCACCGATGGATGATCATGACCCCACCCGGGCGGGCCGAGGTGAGCTCCCAACCGGCGGCACCGCGGCCACCGCGGCACGGGGACATCGACTACATCACCATCGCCACGCCGGACACCGCGCTCGCGAAGGAGTTCTACGGCGCCGTCCTCGGCTGGCGGTTCGGTCCCGGCAACGTCGAGGACGGCTGGCAGATCGAGGACGTGCAGCCGATGGCGGGGATGCACGGCAGCGACACCGGCGAGGTGACGCTGTGCTTCCGCACGGACGACCTGGACGCCACGCTCGCCGAGGTGCGGGCGCACGGCGGGAACGCGGACGAGCCCGCGGACATGCCCTACGGGCGGCTCGCGACCTGCACCGACAACCAGGGGCGGACGTTCTACCTGCTGGGGGCCGCCGAGTGA
- a CDS encoding alpha/beta hydrolase gives MRAVSEPGSDTAVGPSYAEHRHWLRYQEFFPSGLSLEPEPDAEPRGSASRLLTGRGLPAEALPNTAVQPEAPAPGMPVEEWWSWRGRRVHLDRIARPDAPAKVIALHGIGGYGRMLTPYGRLPALADLEFLAPDLPGFGLTSSGLRNVTYAGWLRCVTDLVAAERRTDQRPVVLMGVGSAGRLAYDVAARAGAGGSVAGVLVTGLADPRRDDVRRMLATTPEVGRWSGLLGLLPGSVPMPLPPAWAPVRWLVNIAAMSNHAQFAHAIWADPLAGGNWMSLGFLRSYLVAAPAVEPEDYAGPPVLLAHPAEDRWSPPRLSQEFFDRLGARGRFAELNGAGHLPTEESGLADLDRAVRDYVDELGLT, from the coding sequence GTGCGAGCAGTTTCCGAACCAGGATCCGACACCGCGGTCGGTCCCAGCTACGCGGAGCACCGGCACTGGCTCCGCTACCAGGAGTTCTTCCCCAGCGGGCTCAGCCTGGAACCCGAGCCGGACGCGGAACCGCGCGGCTCGGCGAGCCGACTCCTGACCGGCCGGGGCCTGCCGGCCGAGGCACTGCCGAACACGGCGGTGCAGCCCGAGGCACCGGCCCCGGGCATGCCGGTCGAGGAGTGGTGGTCCTGGCGCGGCAGACGCGTGCACCTGGACCGGATCGCGCGCCCGGACGCGCCGGCGAAGGTCATCGCGCTGCACGGGATCGGCGGCTACGGGCGGATGCTCACGCCCTACGGGCGGCTGCCCGCGCTCGCCGACCTGGAGTTCCTCGCGCCCGACCTGCCGGGTTTCGGCCTGACCTCCAGCGGACTGCGCAACGTCACCTACGCCGGTTGGCTGCGGTGCGTCACCGACCTGGTCGCGGCCGAGCGGCGAACGGACCAGCGGCCCGTGGTCCTGATGGGCGTGGGATCGGCTGGGCGGTTGGCCTACGACGTGGCGGCGCGCGCGGGAGCCGGTGGTTCGGTCGCCGGAGTGCTGGTGACGGGGCTCGCGGATCCGCGTCGCGACGACGTGCGCCGCATGCTGGCGACCACGCCCGAGGTGGGCCGGTGGTCCGGACTCCTCGGGCTGCTGCCCGGTTCGGTGCCGATGCCGCTGCCTCCGGCGTGGGCTCCGGTGCGGTGGCTGGTGAACATCGCCGCGATGTCGAACCACGCCCAGTTCGCGCACGCCATCTGGGCCGACCCGCTCGCGGGCGGGAACTGGATGTCGCTGGGCTTCCTGCGCAGCTACCTCGTCGCCGCGCCCGCGGTGGAGCCGGAGGACTACGCGGGTCCGCCGGTGCTGCTGGCGCACCCGGCCGAAGACCGGTGGAGCCCGCCGCGGTTGTCCCAGGAGTTCTTCGACCGGCTCGGCGCGCGGGGGCGGTTCGCCGAGCTGAACGGGGCGGGACACCTGCCGACCGAGGAATCGGGGCTGGCTGATCTCGATCGAGCGGTCCGTGATTACGTAGACGAACTAGGCTTGACCTGA
- a CDS encoding SH3 domain-containing protein, with translation MGAPAQITKVQLGDDMTGTTGKRARMAILTCAVAATVGLIGSTAQAAAPEEAAAPASQAHAYGGWYVAVDDDVNVRSAPSLGAPVTGKLNRGDRVVMPQQGVHGDTFGPVCGHPAPNNVWWPIEYLGGIHYVAAPCLTQGE, from the coding sequence GTGGGCGCACCTGCACAGATCACCAAAGTTCAGCTGGGGGATGACATGACTGGAACAACGGGCAAGAGGGCCCGGATGGCGATCCTGACTTGCGCGGTGGCCGCGACGGTCGGCCTGATCGGGTCGACAGCGCAAGCCGCTGCGCCCGAAGAGGCAGCGGCTCCCGCGTCGCAGGCGCACGCGTACGGTGGCTGGTACGTGGCGGTCGATGACGATGTGAACGTCCGCAGTGCTCCCAGCCTCGGCGCTCCGGTGACCGGCAAGCTGAACCGGGGCGACCGGGTTGTGATGCCGCAGCAGGGCGTGCACGGCGATACCTTCGGTCCAGTCTGCGGGCATCCCGCGCCCAACAATGTCTGGTGGCCGATCGAATACCTCGGCGGGATCCACTACGTGGCGGCTCCCTGCCTGACGCAGGGCGAGTGA